In a genomic window of Meriones unguiculatus strain TT.TT164.6M chromosome 8, Bangor_MerUng_6.1, whole genome shotgun sequence:
- the Baalc gene encoding brain and acute leukemia cytoplasmic protein isoform X2, whose translation MGCGGSRADAIEPRYYESWTRETESTWLTYTDSDALPSAAAADSGPEAGGLHAG comes from the coding sequence ATGGGCTGCGGCGGGAGCCGGGCCGACGCCATCGAGCCGCGCTACTACGAGAGCTGGACCCGGGAGACCGAGTCCACCTGGCTCACCTACACCGACTCGGACGCGCTGCCCAGCGCCGCGGCCGCGGACAGCGGCCCCGAGGCCGGCGGCCTGCACGCGG